From the Salvelinus alpinus chromosome 12, SLU_Salpinus.1, whole genome shotgun sequence genome, the window gtcaaacgttttgggtagccttccatatgcttcccacaataagttgggtgaattttggcccattcctcctgacagagcaggtgtaactgagttaggtttgtaggcctccttgcttgcacatgctttttcagttctgcccacaagttttctataggattgaggtcagggctttgtgatggccactctaataccttgacttattgtccttaagccattttgccacaactttggaagtatgttggggtcattgtccatttggaagaccaatttgcaaccaagcttaaacttcctgactgatttcttgagatgttgcttcaatatatccacgtaattttcctttctcatgatgccatctattttatgaagtgcaccagtccctcctgcagcaaagcacccccacaacatgatgcttccacccccgtgcttcacggttgggatggtgttcttcggcttgcaagcctccccctttttcctccaaacataacgatggtcattattgccaaacagttctatttttgtttcatcagaccagaggacatttctccaaaaagtacgtttTTTGTTctgatgtgcagttgcaaaccgtagtctggatttttttatggtggttttggagcaatggcttcttccttgctgagcggcctttcaggttatgttgatataggactcgttttactgtggatgtagatacttttgtacctgtttcctcagcatcttcacaaggttctttgctgctgttctgggattgatttgcacttttcgcaccaaagtacattaatctctaggagaccggctgcgtggtcccatggtgtttatacttgcgtactattgtttgtacagatgaacgtggaaccTTAAACCGTTTGGAAAtgactcccaaggatgaaccagacttgtagtcTACAACTTttttctgatttcttttgattttcccataatgtcaagaaaagaggcactgagtttgaaggtaggccttgaaatacacccacaggtacacctccaattgacgtcaattagcctatcagaagcttctaaagccatgacctcatTTTCTGGAGCTGTTAAAAGGCatagtaaacttctgacctactggaattgtgatacagtgaattataagtaaaatctgtaaacaattgttggaaaaatttcttgtcatgcacaaagtagatgttctaaccgacttgccaaaactatagtttaacaaaacaattgtggagtggttgaaaaacaagttttaataagtgtaatgtaaacttctgacttcaactgtatatgcttgTATTTCTGATGGCCAAAATCCAACTACACACCCATCTGTCAGCCTTAGGCTACTTTTTGAACACAGAGCCCACACAGcacattagctaagagtaatttTATATTTTAGACATCTCATGGGAAAACTTAACATTGAGTGCAGAAAATTAAAGGAaaatattttgtttaaaaaaaggtATCACATTTTAAACAAAGGGATGGTAAGCCTGTCTTCCTTTGAAAAACACATGACTTCCCATTAAACAGCTTAATTGTAAAAAACAAATGTAAGGTAAACTCTTGTTACAGCTTTTGTGAACCGTGTTCCTTAAACAAACCTAATTAAGATACTATTTCTTAACCCACTTTACAAAGACAAGTAAATAATGGTCATGGTAATTTCTACAAAACTAAATAATATATAAAGACTGATTACACAGTTTGTAAAAGAAACACGAGTCTTCAGTGGTAGAGTCTCTCATTTGAAATTTCTGGCACGTGATGGACTTTGCTTCTCTCTTCTCTAATCATCTTTTGGTAGAACGTCTGGTCTCCTTTCCATTGACAGTGGTCCCTCCTGGATTGGTTGCCCTGCTGCTGACACCACTGCCAGCCCGCCCTCCCTGCGGAGGGGTAGTTGAGCTCCCGGAACCTTGTGAATTTACACCGTTCCCATTGGTAGTGTCATTTCCTAGAATAAGAAATTGTAATGTACAAATTAGAATGTTCATAAAGTGATAAAAGGAAAAGTTGTTAGTGTTCACAATTAAAATGAAGACACTGCTGTTTATACACTGACGGTGGCTGAACCAGCCACTCACAGGTAAAATATGCAACTTTACAGCTTCAAGCAGCAATTTAGTTTACTGCTGGAGACATGCAGGTGGAATTGTTGCATATAGCACCTTAAGCAGCAGAGGTCAAAATTACTTTTCTTGAAAAACACTAACAGAGGTAGTTGCCGAAACACTTCCATTTGATGTCACTTTTTTTGTTGGTCTCTGATAGTAGACTTACCAGCTGAGTTATTGTTCAGTATGTTTCCTTGGTCACTGAGTACCTGGGAATGAAATAATCTGTTCACTTACAGTACAAGAAAAAGGCACTTATTAATATTTTTACCTTATCCTTCCGTAAAGCTTTCTGTAGTAAGACATGCTTACACACTGACATCCTTATGTTCAGAACACCCCTTACCGTCTTGTTTTTCATCTGGTCCATGTTAGAATATTCTAGGTTAGGCTCACTGAAATTTGGCACCTCGGAGTACACCATGcagaacctgaacaaaacattaaGTGGGCATTAGTTTAGACCAGTAACTTATGACATTACATGCATCTCTCAGCCACATTTACATGGCTGCAACTACAGGACTTACTCTCCAATCTTCAACAGCTCTCCACCTCTGCCTGTGTACAGAGTCAGGCAACCTTTGAACACAGACGCATATCTGGAGAAAAAGGCAGCAATTTCAATACAATATTGCAGACTACTAATAACGTATGGCACGTATTCATCCGAATAACCATGCGGTTAGGTAAAGTAGACATGATGACTGGGTGGTCTTATTTCTGTATTGATTTTATACTCAGCAGTAGGTTTGGAGCTTTGTCCATACAGTGGAGGTGTTGACTGGGATGTGACTCAATAACTCACCCCTTAGTGAGTCTGATTATGTCACCGGTTTGGATCAGTCCCCCCACCTCATCCCAAACAGAGATGCTGATGCTGCCTGTTTTGTCAGCCACCTTACAGGTCCGCACCTCATGCCCATCCTTTGTCTTTGTCACTCGTCCTATGTGAGGGGTTATGAGGGACAAATAAATCAGTGgcttttgattttttttacaaAGACAGACCAAGCTAGTTGTACAAGGAAAGTGTCATATCTCATTGTGAGGAGCGTAAACATCCACTTGTGGAAAAAAGAGGGAGGGTTCAACACAGGTAAGTTATTTGATGGCTGGTATGATTCAAATAAACCAACATGAACTGCTCTCAGACTACATAGTGGCATACAAGAAGGATGTTACTCACTATTGAGCCATTATATTGTGTGTAAGATTTTACATAACTTTTTTTCCCACCCCAGTGCATTACAAGATCATTAACATTTGATTCCTAGTAATACTGTTATGAGTTAGTATTTGAAACAGccgccccctcccccccctccctcaccgGTTTCCAGTACGATGAAGATAACGTTGAGATTCTTGAGTCCTGGCTTGATGTCCTTGACGTGGGTCTCAGTCGTCATCTTTCAGATTCTCGTCATGCATCCACAACTGTAGCTAAATCAACTTTAGACCAAAGCAGCACTGAAATGTTGACGTGAGTATGAATACATGATTAGAAAGTATGCAACCCAGGTTGACTAATGACTTGTAAAGTAGCTAGAAGCTGCACCAAGCTGCAATAACCAAGCTGCAGTAACGTTACTCACTGCCATGACCTATGAGCATTATGGCAGCAATCTAGCTATCgttagttatagctagctaactggGTGCCAGGTTGTTAGCTACAAATGACATTAACTTTACCTCAACGGTGTGTATTGTCGTTCACAGCTGCGTTGTCCGATATAAGGGATTTTAAGCCATGGGACAAATCAGTTTAAATATAAGTATTGTTTTCCTGTTTGTAAAAGGGCTGGCTAGCTAGTTGTTTTTCGTGAGCATCAGTATGTCACTACAGTTGTCCCCTGCTGCATTGTTGGTCAAATTTAATGTCAATCAAAATTGTGTCCAATGGCAATGGACTATATAGGATGTGCTTTAGAGCTAATCATGTGATAGGCCCTTTATCTGAGAAGGGACACTGATCGTACCGAAGATAGGTGGAGTCAACTGTCAATCAACGATTTGACAATTTGGTTGCTTAGCTGCAGGAGTGAGGGCTGGACGTGGAAATGTGGTGACGGGAATCAAGAAAAAAATGGATATCATGCTGGCACGCTAACCCAAATACTGACGCAAACGTAATTTAAAATGCCATTTAACCATTGATTGTTATATCAACAGGTAACGTTTCTCAATTCGACGAAATATCACTagctttgctctctctctctgtttgttttcCTGTGTGATTCCACCTTGTGCCAGCCAGCTAATCtgtaaattagctagctaacgtttgttCACGTAAATTAGTCAACTGTGGTTAACTTGCGTGCACACTGGCTTGTCAGATTTTCTAATTAGTATCCAATATGTATCTTTCATCTATATGCAGCTAGCCACATAGCTAACGTTACGTTATTCCATTTGGAACAGTAATGATGAGTTACGTGTTTGAGTAGCAAACAGCGCTAATCATATCGTAAACTGGTTATAAAGTAAATTAAAGGGACAGTAACTTTATTCATTCCAACAACGTTGCATAACGTTACTATTTTTCCACAGACTAATTTTCCCAGGACATCATTACCTAGGCCCCAGGTTGCTCCTCTCCTTCCCATAACTCTGCCCCAGTGGTCCTTATTTTCAATGAGTAGGAGGGCTATGGATTCTGGCCCAAGGAAGGAAAGACACCGGTGAGTGGACATTGAACACACATGTACAGGTACTGGGGGTGGCTGGTAGCCTAGCGTTTAGAGCGTGGGCCCATAATTGAAAGATTcctagttcaaatccctgagcagtcTAGGTGTAAAATCTGTtaatctgcccttgagcaagctaCTTAATCCTGATTGCTCCAGGGTTGCtgtcaataatggctgatccctAGCTGTGACCATAAATACCCTGTAATTTGACCTTTTGATCATTGATTACTATAAAGTCAGTGTTTTAGTTGTATTGTCCATATTCATTGAGAATGTTGGGCTTTTTACTTGTTGATTTAATCCATGCACCAACTCATTGGAATACCATGTGATAGATCCAGGTAGTTATTTCAAAGTGCACTGATACCCAAGAAGTATCCACACCATAAATGTTCATACTACCGCTAGTCTTAGACAAAAATAAAACCCACTTGCACTATAGTGGGTAAGTGTCTTTATAGTTAGTCTTGACTCTTTGTACACAAAATGAAATCACATCAGAGAGATAGTGTGCAGTAGATTATGTTAATTAATGACAAGCCCTTTGCTTTCAATTCTGATAGACTTCTCATCTCAGTGTCTAGCCCAGAGTTTCTAGATCCTAGTGGAACTTTTCCCACGTCCAAGCCTATATCTATAGTCGATTGATTGTTCTGATTTGGAAGTCGTCATTTGCATCGCCGAGCCGTGTCCAAGAAGGAATGTGTCTGTCAGGAGCTCACTGTGGCaagaaactctgagggcccagaatatttaatacaatgttgcaagtttgttaCCTAGAGCTTCAGGCCAGACAGAGTTCATAGTTGATAtaatgtttcaagttccttgcagacaggccatgtgtagccaatgtgatttatagaatatttattttttatccggCTATTTTCTACCTGAGAGCTgcagtgtttttatttgttggctttatgtaagCTATTTTTACATATGGgtaatggcaatagaagttacttttatgTTTGTATAATTTTGTTTTAGATAGAAtgttgattaaccacatgacattgATTTTTGAGATGAAGACTTTAttataaatgaaactgttccacgagaATGTGCATATGAAACTCATAACGGGCGCACAGATCAGTAAAAATGGTACGACAACctggcactccaaatggaaaaggttgccgaccattggtgtagcctattactggCATCTTCAGGAGCTTAATGGGCAGAATCTGCGAAGGCCAGCAGCAACGGAAGGTGGAGGGTCGGGAACAGGTTTTTTTGTTTTGGTTAGACTATATTGATCTATGGTTTCCTCTTTAGTAATTTGAGTGTCTTCATTTTTAATcgcagtgcttaaagcatcagacaagctcagttgcctacatatagttgattttattcaaacagggtgtgtctatatatggaaaaatacacttaACATTTTTGACCGATCGATTTCTCGAAAGAACAGACAACtctcggtcgaccaagatttttttttgtcaagGACAGCCCTAATCCCTTTGCCATTCCTAAATCATGCAACCTGGTTATACTGGATGTCCAAGGTATCTAAACCAAAGGATTTCCAATATTTCCTTTCCTAGTTTGTCGGGCTTGCCAGACATTACGCTAAAGTCACTGACTCTCCTCTTGTCAGTCGGTGTAGCCTACCGAATCGCATTGGTGAGAGAGCTGTTCATTTGGCTTCCTAATTTGGATAGGCTACTGTTAGGCCTAGGATTTGGGGGGTCGATTATCTGCAGATAAATTATGAAAACATTAGATGAAGATTGTGAATcatcactgcaggaacaataggtagTGGAGAGCCTAATTCTGGTCCAAATATGATAATTAGGGCCCTCACGGAATCCAGGCATTAAAacggaattcaacaatattcaaCAATGTATTGATCTTATTAGGGAATCAactacatttattgaaaatgatttAATCTGTCCAAATTTATCATAAGACATCaacagaatgcatcagtgattcgtatttcctgcaactttctgaagaggcatTGAGAAtacccctgtctgtgtgtgtgatgcacGTCTACCACGTTGTGTAGCCGTTAAGGATGATGCTAATGAAAAcggtcttctggtagatggagactttctcaattaaatgttaactactaAGTAGActatgcttacctggcagaatgatatcatgactattttcatcaatccagtgggtatttgttttgcaaactctaccATATCAAAAACACCGGTAAACAAAAgtctatttaatctattttgaattcaggctgtaacacaacaaaatatggaataagtcaatgcactgtatatacaggttGTTTATTTTGAACATGATTGAGAACTAAGCGAGAAGATATCGACCCTACTGTTACgcttgtttacactgagctgcactgaaGTCGGAAGGCAATCATGGGTACATGAAGACACTTTCTCGATGGAGCAGTGTGGATAAAGGTCAAATTTGGATAACAGTGGCATATCCCATCCTTGCACTGACGTACGTTTTCCAATCAATATCTCGCGCCGGCTCCACAGTGTCTTAATGTAACCTTGATTGCATTTCGACCCCAGTGCAGCTTCATGTAAACAAGCGTAATGGTAGGGAAGGTATGTTCTGGCAAATTGAATTCTATACTTTTTTCTTTGAAGGTGTTCCATGTTGTTTTATAATCCTGCACGTGGGATGGCATGTAGGTTGTCGTGTTGGTCTGTACTCTGTAGGCTTACCATTTCCTCACCTGTGTTGCAGGTTGTAGTTGGATCTGGGGATGTGCCATGGGCTACGACGTCACCCGGTTCCAGGGGGAAGTGGATGAGGACCTGCTGTGCCCCATCTGCAGTGGAGTCATGGAGGAGCCCGTGCAGGTCAGTGACGTGCACATGTCTGTACCATTTCAGCCATTGGagaagcagtgcatttcaatgtttaaaaaaaaatcagtgCTGCTTCAGTCACTGGAAAATAAGGAATTGTCAGTGTAGATGGAGAAATTCAGTTCCATTTCAGTCAAATAGGATCCAGTTCTTGTCAACGCGTTGACCACACACATGCTGTTCCATTTGTCGTagagaaaggagaaaaaaaacagacatttcaGTCCTGTAGGCCGTGCGcaggccatttattttgtgatgcTAAAAAGATGATTATCATCTTGTCCGAAGTGCTCTTGCTGATATGCTGTTCTTGCATTTCTATAAACATATCACTAGACTTATAATTTAATTCTCTATGATGAAGCTCCAGTGATGAAGATCCAATGCTTGTATGGGGGGGTGGGAGCGATAATAGACATGAGAATGGGCTAAATCGCGTCTTAGCCAGGAAGGAtatgggcagagggaggagagcatACAGGGTAATTGACTTTTAGAGGGATGCAGTGACAGAAATGGGAGAGGACAGAAGGTAGAGGGAAGAAGGAAATATGGAGAGATGAGCTCTGAAGGAAGGTCTGTCCGTTCTTGTTCTAGATGAATGAGAAGAGCCTTATGTTTGTAGTGGTGCAGGTAATCAGGATAGAAGAAGTGAGTGGCGATGCTTAGTCCTGTTAATGTAAATAAAGCATAGGGTTGCTAACATAACAAACCAATCTCCCAAACCGAGACCAACCATGAGGTGAGTAGCTTTAAATAGACACACTTGAAAAGGATGAAATTGTTTTCCTACGTGTTTGCCCTTGGAGCAAATGGTTGCTGGATTGTGCTTTTTATAGTACAAAACACTTTTTCCAGCCTAGGGATTGGTCAATTGATGTTATTGGTGTTCTTTGTTTTGCACTGTGCTTAGGAGAGAGTGATTAaaaccaagatggcgtagcagtgtagacgtgttttgTTTCGTCCTCTCATGTACgtttgtatttttcgtatttcttgtgtgtatatatatatatatatatatacagtggggagaacaagtatttgatacactgccgattttgcaggttttcctatgtgattttctggatttttgttttagattccgtctctcacagttcaatcaatcaattttattttatatagcccttcgtacatcagctaatatctcgaagtgctgtacagacacccagcctaaaaccccaaacagctagtaatgcaggtgtagaagcacggtggctaggaaaaactccctagaaaggccaaaacctaggaagaaacctagagaggaaccaggctatgaggggtggccagtcctcttctggctgtgccgggtggagattataacagaactatgccaagatgttcaaaaatgttcataagtgacaagcatggtcaaataataatcatgaataattttcagttggcttttcatagccgatcatcaagagttgaaaaacaacaggtctgggacaggtggcggttccataaccgcaggcagaacagctgaaactggaatagcagcaaggccaggcggactggggacagcaaggagtcaccacgggcggcagtcccgacgcatggtcctagggcccaggtcctccgagagaaagaaagagagaaggagaaaattagagagagccaagattttcaaaatttccataaatgacaagcatggtcaaataataatcaggaataaatctcagttggcttttcatagccgatcattaagagttgaaaacagcaggtctgggacaggtaggggttccgtaaccacaggcagaacagttgaaactggaatagcagcaaggccaggcggactggggacagcaaggtgtcatcatgcccggtagtcctgacgtatggtcctagggctcaggttcacagagagaacgagagaattagagagagcatacttaaattcacacaggacactggataagacaggagaagtactccaggtaaccaactgaccctagccccccgacacaaactactgcagcataaatactggaggctgagacaggagcggtcaggagacactgtggccccatccgaagaaacccccggacagggccaaataggaaggatataaccccacccactttgccaaagcacagcccccgcaccactagagggaaatcctcaaccaccaacttacaatcctgagacaaggccgagtatagcccacaaaggtctccaccacagcacaaaccaagggggggcgccaacccagacaggaagatcacgtcagtaactcaacccactcaagtgacgcacccctcctagggacggcatgaaagagca encodes:
- the LOC139535949 gene encoding SOSS complex subunit B1-like codes for the protein MTTETHVKDIKPGLKNLNVIFIVLETGRVTKTKDGHEVRTCKVADKTGSISISVWDEVGGLIQTGDIIRLTKGYASVFKGCLTLYTGRGGELLKIGEFCMVYSEVPNFSEPNLEYSNMDQMKNKTVLSDQGNILNNNSAGNDTTNGNGVNSQGSGSSTTPPQGGRAGSGVSSRATNPGGTTVNGKETRRSTKR